From the Prunus dulcis chromosome 4, ALMONDv2, whole genome shotgun sequence genome, one window contains:
- the LOC117624778 gene encoding kinesin-like protein KIN-14Q isoform X1, which translates to MEEEQHKQCRSLFEHEHDPLLLTDVSSQQNSFFSTANSHSDYTSLCSQLQRLTMVDPDSSSYANANEDCSVEIYQCTEVISTPKFSDPVANDGLDGPSMIGVSLTSPDLVICSGSPDIPQTSYGDSPEFLDGKFHQKMDSSIELSFENGINESQVTDTHKTPTVKFSNTLCQTFKEDLSPEASFELLPPSAIEDKLKEGSLPDISNNGGCTEDFLGGDSQMENCKSPEDNGDANVEGDYHKLLIGYEKQKKELQEMRNALEELKKQDKSKSKECQEAWKSLKELQNELMRKSMHVGSLAFAIEGQVKEKSRWFSSLRDLTRKLKIMKMDHIKLSEEALAYKKCIEDMNEVKSTIQSTLNQQVNLHKDLKTKFIEGAKERKELYNKVLELKGNIRVFCRCRPLNTEEVAAGASMAIDFESAKDGELNIKSNGATRRTFKFDAVFGPQADQADVFKDTAPFASSVLDGYNVCVFAYGQTGSGKTFTMEGTEEARGVNFRTLEELFRTIREREKLYRYDVSVSVLEVYNEQIRDLLVSGNQPGAASKRLEIRQVSEGIHHVPGLVEAQVNNMSEVWEVLQTGSNARAVGSTNANEHSSRSHCIHCVMVKGENLLNGECTRSKLWLVDLAGSERVAKTEVQGERLKETQNINRSLSALGDVISSLATKSSHIPFRNSKLTHLLQDSLGGDSKTLMFVQINPNENDLSETLCSLNFASRVRGIELGPAKRQLDNFELLRYKQMFEKTKLDVKSKDVQMRKMEETVHGLELKIKERDLKNKNLQDKVKELESQLLIERKLARQHVDMKIAEQHQQQMKHQQEEQTTAPTRPPLTNRPLAAITLGKDQVNPIQPLMEKTNNKPPVPLHTMDGFVKHIDPTEKENNPEMAEQFLVPKKTGRASICPIFQRIPATSAPRRNSLIPLPSVPYRVQSPPHVLPLAPIAYDADKKVDADVSETDCLPEQTPCTSPKVIRNGCKKLNSILRRSLQKRTQIKSPMPPHMRKGVNVGMEKVRVSIGSRGRLAHRVLLGNGRRAGTKESQKNNSQREKERGWNMIGTAGRTAIKS; encoded by the exons ATGGAGGAGGAGCAGCATAAGCAATGCCGTTCTTTGTTCGAGCATGAGCACGACCCTCTTCTCCTCACTGACGTTTCTTCGCAGCAAAACAGCTTCTTTTCCACTGCCAACTCTCACTCTGACT ACACTTCGCTTTGCTCGCAATTGCAACGCTTGACAATGGTGGATCCTGATTCTTCTTCTTATGCCAATGCAAATGAAG ATTGTTCTGTGGAAATTTATCAATGCACAGAAGTCATTAGTACACCAAAGTTCAGTGACCCAGTTGCAAATGACGGTCTTGATG GCCCGTCCATGATAGGAGTTTCACTTACCTCTCCTGATTTGGTGATCTGTTCTGGGTCACCCGATATACCCCAAACCAGCTATGGAGATTCCCCTGAGTTCTTGGATGGTAAATTCCATCAGAAGATGGATTCTTCTATCGAGCTCTCTTTCGAGAACGGAATCAACGAGTCTCAAGTTACAGATACCCATAAAACTCCAACTGTAAAGTTCTCAAACACATTGTGCCAAACTTTTAAAGAAGATTTGTCTCCTGAAGCTTCATTCGAGCTTCTTCCGCCTTCTGCCATTGAGGACAAGTTGAAGGAAGGTTCCCTTCCTGATATAAGCAACAATGGAGGTTGCACAGAGGATTTCCTGGGTGGCGATTCTCAAATGGAAAACTGCAAATCACCTGAA GATAATGGCGATGCCAACGTTGAAGGAGACTATCATAAGCTGCTAATAGGGTAtgagaaacagaaaaaagaattacaaGAGATGAGGAATGCATTGGAGGAGCTTAAAAAGCAAGACAAATCCAAGAGTAAAGAGTGCCAAGAAGCTTGGAAGTCTCTGAAGGAACTCCAAAACGAACTTATGCGCAAGTCTATGCATGTTGGATCTTTGG CTTTTGCCATCGAGGGACAAGTGAAAGAGAAGAGCAGATGGTTCTCATCATTGAGAGATTTGACAAGAAAACTTAAG ATTATGAAAATGGACCACATCAAGCTATCAGAGGAGGCATTGGCATATAAGAAATGCATTGAAGATATGAATGAAGTGAAGTCTACTATTCAGTCCACTT TAAATCAGCAAGTAAATTTGCATAAAGATTTGAAGACTAAGTTTATTGAAGGGGCCAAAGAACGGAAAGAACTCTACAACAAGGTGTTAGAGTTGAAAG GAAACATAAGGGTCTTTTGCAGGTGCAGGCCTCTAAACACTGAGGAAGTTGCAGCAGGAGCTTCAATGGCTATTGATTTTGAATCTGCTAAAGATGGTGAGCTCAATATTAAATCAAATGGGGCTACTAGAAGGACCTTCAAGTTTGATGCTGTATTTGGCCCTCAAGCAGACCAAG CTGATGTTTTCAAAGACACAGCTCCATTTGCAAGCTCAGTTCTAGATGGGTACAATGTCTGCGTCTTTGCATATGGGCAGACTGGAAGTGGAAAAACTTTTACAATGGAGGGCACAGAAGAAGCTCGGGGAGTCAATTTTAGGACTCTTGAGGAATTGTTTCGTACGATTAGAGAGCGAGAAAAGTTATATCGATATGATGTATCTGTTAGTGTGTTAGAAGTCTACAACGAACAAATACGAGATTTACTAGTTTCAGGGAATCAGCCGGGAGCAGCTTCCAAAAG GCTTGAAATAAGGCAAGTCAGTGAAGGGATACATCATGTTCCAGGATTGGTTGAGGCACAGGTAAACAACATGAGTGAAGTCTGGGAAGTTCTGCAAACTGGCAGTAATGCAAGGGCTGTTGGCTCAACCAATGCCAATGAGCATAGCAGCCGATCGCACTG CATACACTGTGTAATGGTGAAGGGGGAGAATTTGTTGAATGGTGAATGCACAAGAAGCAAGCTTTGGTTGGTGGATCTAGCAGGGAGCGAACGTGTAGCAAAGACAGAAGTGCAAGGAGAACGACTCAAGGAAActcaaaatataaatagatCTCTATCGGCCCTTGGTGATGTCATATCTTCACTTGCAACTAAAAGCTCACACATACCTTTCAG GAACTCTAAGCTTACCCACTTGCTTCAAGACTCTCTAG GAGGAGACTCGAAGACACTCATGTTTGTTCAGATAAATCCTAATGAAAACGATTTGAGTGAGACCCTTTGCTCACTGAACTTTGCAAGTAGAGTGAGAGGGATAGAGTTGGGTCCAGCAAAGAGACAACTGGacaattttgaacttttgagATACAAACAGATG TTTGAGAAAACCAAGCTAGATGTTAAGAGCAAAGATGTACAGATGCGGAAGATGGAGGAAACAGTCCATGGATTGGAATTGAAGATAAAAGAGAGAGacctgaaaaacaaaaacctgcAAGACAAG GTAAAAGAATTGGAATCACAACTTTTAATTGAGAGAAAGCTAGCACGTCAGCATGTGGACATGAAGATAGCTGAGCAGCACCAGCAGCAAATGAAACATCAACAAGAGGAGCAAACTACCGCACCCACAAGGCCACCTCTTACAAACCGACCTTTAGCAGCCATTACATTGGGAAAAGACCAAGTAAACCCTATTCAACCACTAATGGAGAAGACCAACAACAAACCCCCAGTACCACTTCATACAATGGATGGTTTTGTCAAGCATATTGATCcaacagagaaagaaaacaaccCTGAGATGGCTGAACAATTTCttgtcccaaaaaaaactGGAAGGGCATCCATTTGTCCAATATTTCAGCGGATTCCAGCAACCTCTGCTCCAAGGCGCAACTCTCTAATCCCACTCCCAAGTGTACCATACCGTGTCCAATCCCCACCGCATGTATTACCATTGGCACCAATAGCATACGATGCTGATAAAAAAGTTGATGCAGATGTGTCTGAGACTGACTGCTTGCCTGAACAGACACCTTGTACCAGTCCTAAAGTAATCAGAAATGGATGCAAGAAGCTAAACAGCATACTGAGACGAAGCCTCCAAAAGAGAACTCAGATAAAATCTCCAATGCCACCACACATGAGAAAAGGTGTGAATGTAGGGATGGAGAAGGTAAGGGTCTCAATAGGAAGTCGAGGGAGGTTGGCACACAGAGTGTTACTAGGAAATGGTAGAAGAGCTGGAACCAAAGAAAGTCAGAAGAATAATAGTCAAAGGGAAAAGGAGAGGGGATGGAATATGATTGGTACAGCAGGGAGAACTGCAATTAAAAGCTGA
- the LOC117624778 gene encoding kinesin-like protein KIN-14Q isoform X2, which produces MEEEQHKQCRSLFEHEHDPLLLTDVSSQQNSFFSTANSHSDYTSLCSQLQRLTMVDPDSSSYANANEGPSMIGVSLTSPDLVICSGSPDIPQTSYGDSPEFLDGKFHQKMDSSIELSFENGINESQVTDTHKTPTVKFSNTLCQTFKEDLSPEASFELLPPSAIEDKLKEGSLPDISNNGGCTEDFLGGDSQMENCKSPEDNGDANVEGDYHKLLIGYEKQKKELQEMRNALEELKKQDKSKSKECQEAWKSLKELQNELMRKSMHVGSLAFAIEGQVKEKSRWFSSLRDLTRKLKIMKMDHIKLSEEALAYKKCIEDMNEVKSTIQSTLNQQVNLHKDLKTKFIEGAKERKELYNKVLELKGNIRVFCRCRPLNTEEVAAGASMAIDFESAKDGELNIKSNGATRRTFKFDAVFGPQADQADVFKDTAPFASSVLDGYNVCVFAYGQTGSGKTFTMEGTEEARGVNFRTLEELFRTIREREKLYRYDVSVSVLEVYNEQIRDLLVSGNQPGAASKRLEIRQVSEGIHHVPGLVEAQVNNMSEVWEVLQTGSNARAVGSTNANEHSSRSHCIHCVMVKGENLLNGECTRSKLWLVDLAGSERVAKTEVQGERLKETQNINRSLSALGDVISSLATKSSHIPFRNSKLTHLLQDSLGGDSKTLMFVQINPNENDLSETLCSLNFASRVRGIELGPAKRQLDNFELLRYKQMFEKTKLDVKSKDVQMRKMEETVHGLELKIKERDLKNKNLQDKVKELESQLLIERKLARQHVDMKIAEQHQQQMKHQQEEQTTAPTRPPLTNRPLAAITLGKDQVNPIQPLMEKTNNKPPVPLHTMDGFVKHIDPTEKENNPEMAEQFLVPKKTGRASICPIFQRIPATSAPRRNSLIPLPSVPYRVQSPPHVLPLAPIAYDADKKVDADVSETDCLPEQTPCTSPKVIRNGCKKLNSILRRSLQKRTQIKSPMPPHMRKGVNVGMEKVRVSIGSRGRLAHRVLLGNGRRAGTKESQKNNSQREKERGWNMIGTAGRTAIKS; this is translated from the exons ATGGAGGAGGAGCAGCATAAGCAATGCCGTTCTTTGTTCGAGCATGAGCACGACCCTCTTCTCCTCACTGACGTTTCTTCGCAGCAAAACAGCTTCTTTTCCACTGCCAACTCTCACTCTGACT ACACTTCGCTTTGCTCGCAATTGCAACGCTTGACAATGGTGGATCCTGATTCTTCTTCTTATGCCAATGCAAATGAAG GCCCGTCCATGATAGGAGTTTCACTTACCTCTCCTGATTTGGTGATCTGTTCTGGGTCACCCGATATACCCCAAACCAGCTATGGAGATTCCCCTGAGTTCTTGGATGGTAAATTCCATCAGAAGATGGATTCTTCTATCGAGCTCTCTTTCGAGAACGGAATCAACGAGTCTCAAGTTACAGATACCCATAAAACTCCAACTGTAAAGTTCTCAAACACATTGTGCCAAACTTTTAAAGAAGATTTGTCTCCTGAAGCTTCATTCGAGCTTCTTCCGCCTTCTGCCATTGAGGACAAGTTGAAGGAAGGTTCCCTTCCTGATATAAGCAACAATGGAGGTTGCACAGAGGATTTCCTGGGTGGCGATTCTCAAATGGAAAACTGCAAATCACCTGAA GATAATGGCGATGCCAACGTTGAAGGAGACTATCATAAGCTGCTAATAGGGTAtgagaaacagaaaaaagaattacaaGAGATGAGGAATGCATTGGAGGAGCTTAAAAAGCAAGACAAATCCAAGAGTAAAGAGTGCCAAGAAGCTTGGAAGTCTCTGAAGGAACTCCAAAACGAACTTATGCGCAAGTCTATGCATGTTGGATCTTTGG CTTTTGCCATCGAGGGACAAGTGAAAGAGAAGAGCAGATGGTTCTCATCATTGAGAGATTTGACAAGAAAACTTAAG ATTATGAAAATGGACCACATCAAGCTATCAGAGGAGGCATTGGCATATAAGAAATGCATTGAAGATATGAATGAAGTGAAGTCTACTATTCAGTCCACTT TAAATCAGCAAGTAAATTTGCATAAAGATTTGAAGACTAAGTTTATTGAAGGGGCCAAAGAACGGAAAGAACTCTACAACAAGGTGTTAGAGTTGAAAG GAAACATAAGGGTCTTTTGCAGGTGCAGGCCTCTAAACACTGAGGAAGTTGCAGCAGGAGCTTCAATGGCTATTGATTTTGAATCTGCTAAAGATGGTGAGCTCAATATTAAATCAAATGGGGCTACTAGAAGGACCTTCAAGTTTGATGCTGTATTTGGCCCTCAAGCAGACCAAG CTGATGTTTTCAAAGACACAGCTCCATTTGCAAGCTCAGTTCTAGATGGGTACAATGTCTGCGTCTTTGCATATGGGCAGACTGGAAGTGGAAAAACTTTTACAATGGAGGGCACAGAAGAAGCTCGGGGAGTCAATTTTAGGACTCTTGAGGAATTGTTTCGTACGATTAGAGAGCGAGAAAAGTTATATCGATATGATGTATCTGTTAGTGTGTTAGAAGTCTACAACGAACAAATACGAGATTTACTAGTTTCAGGGAATCAGCCGGGAGCAGCTTCCAAAAG GCTTGAAATAAGGCAAGTCAGTGAAGGGATACATCATGTTCCAGGATTGGTTGAGGCACAGGTAAACAACATGAGTGAAGTCTGGGAAGTTCTGCAAACTGGCAGTAATGCAAGGGCTGTTGGCTCAACCAATGCCAATGAGCATAGCAGCCGATCGCACTG CATACACTGTGTAATGGTGAAGGGGGAGAATTTGTTGAATGGTGAATGCACAAGAAGCAAGCTTTGGTTGGTGGATCTAGCAGGGAGCGAACGTGTAGCAAAGACAGAAGTGCAAGGAGAACGACTCAAGGAAActcaaaatataaatagatCTCTATCGGCCCTTGGTGATGTCATATCTTCACTTGCAACTAAAAGCTCACACATACCTTTCAG GAACTCTAAGCTTACCCACTTGCTTCAAGACTCTCTAG GAGGAGACTCGAAGACACTCATGTTTGTTCAGATAAATCCTAATGAAAACGATTTGAGTGAGACCCTTTGCTCACTGAACTTTGCAAGTAGAGTGAGAGGGATAGAGTTGGGTCCAGCAAAGAGACAACTGGacaattttgaacttttgagATACAAACAGATG TTTGAGAAAACCAAGCTAGATGTTAAGAGCAAAGATGTACAGATGCGGAAGATGGAGGAAACAGTCCATGGATTGGAATTGAAGATAAAAGAGAGAGacctgaaaaacaaaaacctgcAAGACAAG GTAAAAGAATTGGAATCACAACTTTTAATTGAGAGAAAGCTAGCACGTCAGCATGTGGACATGAAGATAGCTGAGCAGCACCAGCAGCAAATGAAACATCAACAAGAGGAGCAAACTACCGCACCCACAAGGCCACCTCTTACAAACCGACCTTTAGCAGCCATTACATTGGGAAAAGACCAAGTAAACCCTATTCAACCACTAATGGAGAAGACCAACAACAAACCCCCAGTACCACTTCATACAATGGATGGTTTTGTCAAGCATATTGATCcaacagagaaagaaaacaaccCTGAGATGGCTGAACAATTTCttgtcccaaaaaaaactGGAAGGGCATCCATTTGTCCAATATTTCAGCGGATTCCAGCAACCTCTGCTCCAAGGCGCAACTCTCTAATCCCACTCCCAAGTGTACCATACCGTGTCCAATCCCCACCGCATGTATTACCATTGGCACCAATAGCATACGATGCTGATAAAAAAGTTGATGCAGATGTGTCTGAGACTGACTGCTTGCCTGAACAGACACCTTGTACCAGTCCTAAAGTAATCAGAAATGGATGCAAGAAGCTAAACAGCATACTGAGACGAAGCCTCCAAAAGAGAACTCAGATAAAATCTCCAATGCCACCACACATGAGAAAAGGTGTGAATGTAGGGATGGAGAAGGTAAGGGTCTCAATAGGAAGTCGAGGGAGGTTGGCACACAGAGTGTTACTAGGAAATGGTAGAAGAGCTGGAACCAAAGAAAGTCAGAAGAATAATAGTCAAAGGGAAAAGGAGAGGGGATGGAATATGATTGGTACAGCAGGGAGAACTGCAATTAAAAGCTGA
- the LOC117624779 gene encoding translation initiation factor IF-2, chloroplastic yields the protein MLILVGSMQGTMASVASLVSLGSVTLLGSSERSRSLVRKVSLSKASLKGSRRWHCVRLSVCKCSVTTTDFVAKQGNEVSLDSNNYRGSTDVSNANADFVLKPSPKPVLKSSGGSNNEPLVGIDAADWDPSRISGDLDEEEGEEERNKVIESLGEVLEKAEKLETSRAGELGTKKDSSSVNKPAPSNASTNLRNAKPVNSETSSKSKTLKSVWRKGDTVANVQKVVKESPKLNNIIPEEELKTGGGLKAESQPHASLRPPQPPLRPQPKLQAKPSAAPPPTVKKPVVLKDVGAAPKSSGIDETDSSTQTKERKPILIDKFASKKPAVDSVISQAVLAPSKPGKGPPPGRFKDGYRKKNDPGGRRRKVDDEIPDEEASELNVSIPGAARKGRKWSKASRKAARLQAAKEAAPVKVEILEVGEDGMLIDDLAYYLAINESQILGSLYAKGIKPDGVQTLDKDMVKMICKEHDVEVIDADPVKVEEMAKKKEILDEDDLDKLEDRPPVLTIMGHVDHGKTTLLDYIRKSKVAASEAGGITQGIGAYKVLVPIDGKVQSCVFLDTPGHEAFGAMRARGARVTDIAIIVVAADDGIRPQTKEAIAHAKAAGVPIVIAINKIDKDGANPDRVMQELSSIGLMPEDWGGDVPMVQISALKGKNIDELLETVMLVAELQDLKANPHRSAKGTVIEAGLHKSKGPLVTLIVQNGTLRRGDIIVCGGAFGKVRALFDDGGNRVDEAGPSIPVQVLGLNNVPVAGDEFDVVGSLDVAREKAESRAESLRSERISAKAGDGRVTLSSLASAVSSGKLSGLDLHQLNIILKVDLQGSIEAVRQALQVLPQDNVTLKFLLEATGDVSTSDVDLAAASKAIIFGFNVKVPGSVKSYGENKGVEIRLYRVIYELIDDVRNAMEGLLEPVEEQVTIGSAEVRAVFSSGSGRVAGCMINEGKVVKGCGVQVIRRGKVVHVGLLDSLKRVKEIVKEVNAGLECGIGVEDYDDWEEGDILEAFNTVQKKRTLEEASASMAAAVEGAGIQL from the exons ATGCTAATTTTAGTAGGAAGCATGCAGGGAACAATGGCTTCTGTGGCTTCCCTTGTTAGTTTGGGAAGTGTCACACTTTTGGGTTCATCTGAAAGGTCCCGCTCACTTGTTAGAAAAGTTTCTTTGTCTAAGGCAAGTTTAAAGGGTAGCAGGAGATGGCATTGTGTAAGGTTATCTGTGTGTAAATGTTCGGTCACTACTACTGATTTTGTTGCCAAGCAAGGCAATGAGGTGTCCCTTGATTCTAACAACTATAGAGGAAGTACAGATGTTTCTAATGCCAATGCTGATTTTGTACTTAAGCCTTCCCCAAAGCCAGTATTGAAGTCCTCAGGAGGGTCCAATAATGAACCGCTTGTAGGTATTGATGCGGCTGATTGGGACCCCTCAAGGATTAGTGGGGAtttggatgaagaagaaggagaagaagaaaggaataaGGTGATTGAGTCGCTTGGAGAGGTTCTGGAGAAGGCTGAAAAGTTAGAAACTTCAAGAGCTGGTGAATTGGGTACTAAGAAAGATAGTAGCTCTGTAAATAAACCTGCACCATCTAACGCAAGTACTAATTTGCGGAATGCTAAACCGGTGAACTCGGAGACAAGTAGTAAGTCTAAAACTTTGAAGAGTGTGTGGCGTAAAGGAGACACAGTCGCAAATGTGCAGAAGGTTGTAAAGGAATCACCTAAACTTAATAATATAATCCCAGAAGAGGAACTAAAAACAGGGGGAGGGTTAAAAGCAGAGTCTCAACCCCATGCTTCTTTGAGACCCCCTCAACCCCCATTGAGACCCCAACCAAAATTACAAGCAAAGCCTTCTGCAGCTCCTCCACCCACGGTAAAGAAACCAGTTGTCTTGAAGGATGTGGGGGCGGCTCCAAAGTCGTCAGGGATTGATGAAACTGATTCTTCCACACAAACTAAAGAACGGAAGCCAATTTTGATTGACAAATTTGCTTCCAAGAAGCCAGCAGTTGATTCTGTGATTTCTCAAGCAGTTTTAGCTCCTTCAAAACCAGGAAAGGGCCCTCCCCCTGGAAGGTTCAAAGATGGGTATCGAAAGAAAAATGATCCAGGTGGACGGAGGCGGAAGGTTGATGACGAGATTCCGGATGAAGAGGCCTCGGAACTCAATGTCTCTATTCCTGGAGCAGCTAGGAAAGGGAGGAAGTGGAGTAAAGCAAGCAGGAAGGCAGCGAGACTCCAAGCTGCCAAAGAGGCAGCCCCTGTTAAAGTAGAAATTCTAGAGGTTGGTGAGGATGGTATGCTGATAGATGATTTAGCGTACTATTTGGCCATTAATGAATCCCAAATTCTTGGATCTCTGTACGCAAAGGGAATTAAGCCTGATGGGGTTCAAACTCTGGACAAAGATATGGTAAAGATGATTTGTAAAGAGCATGACGTGGAAGTTATAGATGCTGATCCTGTAAAGGTGGAAGAAATGgcaaaaaagaaggaaatactCGATGAAGATGACCTAGACAAACTAGAAGACAGGCCTCCTGTCCTTACTATAATGGGTCATGTGGATCATGGCAAG ACAACCCTGTTGGATTATATCCGGAAGAGCAAG GTTGCTGCCTCAGAGGCTGGTGGAATTACACAAGGAATTGGGGCATATAAGGTGCTTGTACCAATTGATGGAAAGGTGCAATCATGTGTTTTCCTTGATACTCCTGGGCATGAG GCATTTGGAGCAATGAGAGCTCGTGGAGCAAGGGTGACAGACATTGCTATCATTGTAGTGGCTGCTGATGATGGAATCCGCCCTCAAACAAAAGAGGCCATAGCTCATGCTAAAGCTGCTGGCGTGCCAATAGTAATAGCTATAAATAAG ATAGACAAGGATGGAGCTAATCCAGATCGAGTCATGCAAGAGCTTTCTTCTATTGGTCTAATGCCAGAGGACTGGGGTGGTGATGTTCCAATGGTCCAG ATTAGTGCTCTTAAAGGGAAGAATATAGATGAGCTTTTGGAAACTGTTATGCTAGTTGCAGAG TTGCAAGATTTAAAGGCTAATCCTCATAGAAGTGCGAAAGGCACAGTCATTGAGGCTGGTCTTCATAAATCTAAAGGACCTTTAGTTACACTTATCGTGCAAAATGGAACCCTTAGACGGGGGGACATAATAGTTTGTGGAGGAGCCTTTGGAAAG GTGCGGGCTTTATTTGATGATGGTGGAAATCGTGTCGATGAAGCTGGACCCTCTATACCTGTTCAG GTTCTTGGATTAAATAATGTTCCTGTTGCTGGTGATGAATTTGACGTTGTTGGCTCCCTTGATGTTGCACGCGAAAAGGCAGAGTCACGTGCTGAGTCATTGCGAAGTGAACGTATATCAGCTAAGGCTGGCGACGGCAGGGTTACTCTTTCTTCCTTAGCATCTGCAGTCTCATCAGGAAAGCTGTCTGGATTAGACTTGCACCAGCTAAATATTATTCTGAAGGTTGATCTTCAG GGATCTATTGAGGCTGTCAGACAAGCCCTGCAGGTGCTCCCACAAGATAACGTCACCTTGAAGTTTCTCTTGGAAGCAACAGGTGATGTAAGCACCAGTGATGTTGATCTTGCTGCTGCCAGCAAAGCCATCATTTTCGGATTCAATGTCAAAGTACCGGGTTCTGTGAAAAGCTATGGAGAAAACAAAGGTGTCGAGATCCGCCTTTATAGAGTTATCTATGAACTTATTGATGATGTACGAAATGCAATGGAAGGACTCCTAGAGCCTGTTGAG GAACAAGTGACAATTGGCTCAGCAGAAGTCCGGGCTGTATTCAGCAGTGGTAGTGGTCGTGTTGCTGGATGCATGATAAATGAGGGAAAAGTTGTTAAAGGCTGTGGCGTTCAGGTCATTCGAAGGGGAAAAGTAGTGCATGTTGGCCTTCTTGATTCGTTGAAACGGGTTAAGGAAATTGTGAAAGAG GTAAATGCTGGACTAGAGTGTGGAATTGGGGTGGAAGACTATGACGATTGGGAGGAGGGAGATATTCTTGAGGCCTTCAACACAGTCCAAAAGAAGCGGACCCTTGAAGAGGCGTCTGCTTCAATGGCAGCTGCAGTGGAAGGAGCAGGAATTCAATTGTAG